The following coding sequences lie in one Spinacia oleracea cultivar Varoflay chromosome 1, BTI_SOV_V1, whole genome shotgun sequence genomic window:
- the LOC110795171 gene encoding ribosome biogenesis protein NOP53 isoform X2, which translates to MGKNRAKKVKRAWRNISTKEFDDYNEKATRDANSGGSLASAPSDSLFVVDKSTDVPVRRKIEKKREKVLRFESVLQRNPFVKAVPSSILKKLKKKDKTVDLAQDASKDDDKKGPESGKFDIWDDQGKVNIKGKKKANPSLIPAVEVEPPGCSFNPENESHKDSLALAVAEEMKKIYKKELEPEPIPLTVPGEPVTEDDRYFLEVDHEDDDDVDEMDEENQTEDQINEDENRKSKEKRITTVVKNKRIRRKEQQKAEAEAKKIKDLSKEIDSIPDILQEIAKEDEEKKNRHLRRMVAKEERLKSGPPRLGKRKFEPAPSQVLLTEEITGSLRKLKACCTLARDRFKSLEKRGILVPSAKRSRK; encoded by the exons ATGGGGAAGAATAGGGCGAAGAAGGTAAAGAGGGCATGGAGGAATATCAGCACCAAAGAATTCGACGATTACAACGAGAAAGCTACTCGCGACGCCAACTCCGGCGGCTCTCTTGCTTCTGCTCCCAGTGACTCCCTCTTTGTTGTCGACAAATCTACCG ATGTGCCGGTGAGGCGTAAAATTgagaagaaaagagagaaagtacTTCGTTTCGAAAGTGTCCTCCAGAGGAACCCATTTGTCAAAGCTGTGCCGTCTTCAATCCTGAAGAAACTCAAGAAGAAAGATAAAACAGTTGATTTGGCTCAGGATGCTTCCAAAGACGAT GATAAAAAAGGACCTGAATCTGGCAAGTTTGATATTTGGGATGATCAGG GTAAAGTAAACATCAAGGGAAAAAAG AAAGCAAATCCTTCACTTATTCCAGCAGTTGAAGTTGAGCCTCCTGGATGCTCCTTTAACCCAGAAAATGAGAGTCACAAG GACTCATTGGCTCTAGCTGTTGCAGAAGAGATGaagaaaatttataaaaaggAGCTGGAACCTGAGCCAATTCCTTTAACTGTTCCTGGAGAACCAGTAACTGAAGATGAT AGATATTTTTTGGAAGTGGAccatgaagatgatgatgatgttgatgaAATGGACGAGGAAAATCAAACTGAAGATCAGATTAACGAAGATGAGAACAG GAAATCTAAAGAAAAACGGATAACCACTGTTGTGAAGAATAAAAGAATCAGACGGAAGGAGCAGCAGAAAGCAGAGGCAGAAGCCAAAAAGATTAAAGATCTTTCAAAGGAAATCGACAG CATACCAGATATACTTCAGGAAATAGCCAAAGAGGacgaagaaaagaaaaacagacATCTCCGACGTATGGTAGCAAAAGAAGAAAGACTAAAATCTGGTCCTCCACGTTTGGGAAAGCGGAA gttTGAGCCTGCCCCATCTCAGGTTCTCCTGACCGAAGAAATTACTGGATCCCTTCGTAAGCTGAAG GCGTGTTGCACGCTAGCAAGGGATAGGTTTAAGAGTCTAGAGAAGAGAGGTATACTTGTTCCATCCGCTAAGAGAAGCAG GAAATAG
- the LOC110795171 gene encoding ribosome biogenesis protein NOP53 isoform X1, protein MGKNRAKKVKRAWRNISTKEFDDYNEKATRDANSGGSLASAPSDSLFVVDKSTDVPVRRKIEKKREKVLRFESVLQRNPFVKAVPSSILKKLKKKDKTVDLAQDASKDDDKKGPESGKFDIWDDQGKVNIKGKKKANPSLIPAVEVEPPGCSFNPENESHKDSLALAVAEEMKKIYKKELEPEPIPLTVPGEPVTEDDRYFLEVDHEDDDDVDEMDEENQTEDQINEDENRKSKEKRITTVVKNKRIRRKEQQKAEAEAKKIKDLSKEIDSIPDILQEIAKEDEEKKNRHLRRMVAKEERLKSGPPRLGKRKFEPAPSQVLLTEEITGSLRKLKACCTLARDRFKSLEKRGILVPSAKRSRLV, encoded by the exons ATGGGGAAGAATAGGGCGAAGAAGGTAAAGAGGGCATGGAGGAATATCAGCACCAAAGAATTCGACGATTACAACGAGAAAGCTACTCGCGACGCCAACTCCGGCGGCTCTCTTGCTTCTGCTCCCAGTGACTCCCTCTTTGTTGTCGACAAATCTACCG ATGTGCCGGTGAGGCGTAAAATTgagaagaaaagagagaaagtacTTCGTTTCGAAAGTGTCCTCCAGAGGAACCCATTTGTCAAAGCTGTGCCGTCTTCAATCCTGAAGAAACTCAAGAAGAAAGATAAAACAGTTGATTTGGCTCAGGATGCTTCCAAAGACGAT GATAAAAAAGGACCTGAATCTGGCAAGTTTGATATTTGGGATGATCAGG GTAAAGTAAACATCAAGGGAAAAAAG AAAGCAAATCCTTCACTTATTCCAGCAGTTGAAGTTGAGCCTCCTGGATGCTCCTTTAACCCAGAAAATGAGAGTCACAAG GACTCATTGGCTCTAGCTGTTGCAGAAGAGATGaagaaaatttataaaaaggAGCTGGAACCTGAGCCAATTCCTTTAACTGTTCCTGGAGAACCAGTAACTGAAGATGAT AGATATTTTTTGGAAGTGGAccatgaagatgatgatgatgttgatgaAATGGACGAGGAAAATCAAACTGAAGATCAGATTAACGAAGATGAGAACAG GAAATCTAAAGAAAAACGGATAACCACTGTTGTGAAGAATAAAAGAATCAGACGGAAGGAGCAGCAGAAAGCAGAGGCAGAAGCCAAAAAGATTAAAGATCTTTCAAAGGAAATCGACAG CATACCAGATATACTTCAGGAAATAGCCAAAGAGGacgaagaaaagaaaaacagacATCTCCGACGTATGGTAGCAAAAGAAGAAAGACTAAAATCTGGTCCTCCACGTTTGGGAAAGCGGAA gttTGAGCCTGCCCCATCTCAGGTTCTCCTGACCGAAGAAATTACTGGATCCCTTCGTAAGCTGAAG GCGTGTTGCACGCTAGCAAGGGATAGGTTTAAGAGTCTAGAGAAGAGAGGTATACTTGTTCCATCCGCTAAGAGAAGCAGGTTAGTTTGA